The genomic segment TTGGCTGGGGCGGGGGATGACCCGGATGTACATGGCATTCTACCGGTTTCCGTCCCTCCGCTACGAGCTTCGCTTTGCCGTGGCCGCGACCGCTGCGCTGGTGAGCGTCGCCTCCGCCGTGCTGGGGGCGCTCCAGGCGGTGAGGAAGGCGGAGCGGCTGACCCCCGCCGAGGCGATGCTGCCGGAGCCTCCGGGCCGGTTCCGGGTGACGCTGGCGGAGCGGATGGGACTGGGGCGGCTCCTGTCGCAGCCGGGCCGCATGATCGCCAGGAACGTCGCGCGCCGACCGGTGAAATCGGCTCTGTCGGTGCTCGGGATCGGCTTCGCCTGCGCGATCCTCATGCTGGGGAACGTGCAGGAGGACGCCGTGGAATTCATGGTGGACACCCAGTTTCGGCTGGCGCAGCGGGAGGACATGACCGTCACATTCGTCGAGCCCGCTTCGGCGCGGGCGCTGTCGGAGCTCCGGAGCGTCCAGGGCGTCCGGCACGGCGAGCCGTACCGATCCGTCCCGGTGCGGCTGCGTTTCGGCCACCGCAGCTACCGGACCGCGGTCCAGGGGTTCCCGCGCGACGGGTCCCTCCACCGCATTCTCGACACACAGCTTCGCCCGGTAGCGATGCCGCGGGAAGGGATCTTGATGACGGACTACCTGGCGGATCGGCTGGGACTGCGGCCGGGGGACCGGGTGACGGTGGAAGTGTTGGAAGGGACCCGCCCCGTGCGCGATGTGCCGGTTGCGGGGCTGGTGGGGGAATTTTTCGGCGTGAACGCCTACATGGACATTCACGCCCTGAACCGGCTGATGGGGGAGGGAAACGCGATCTCCGGGGCGTTCCTTTCCGCGGACCGGGAAGACCGGCAGTCGGTGTACGATGCCCTCAAGGAAATGCCCGGGGTGGCGGGAACGGTCGTGCGCGAGGACGCCATCCGCAGCTTCTACGAGACCATGGGGGGAACGCTGCTTCTGTTCACCTTCGTCATCACGCTCCTGGCGGCAAGCGTCGCCTTCGGGGTGGTATACAACAGCGCCCGGATCGCCCTGTCCGAGCGCGGCCGGGAGCTGGCGAGTCTTCGTGTGCTCGGGTTCACCCGGGGAGAGATATCCTACATCCTTCTGGGAGAGCTCGGCCTGTTGACCGTCGCCGGGATTCCGGTGGGATTCATCATCGCCCGTTGGATGACCGCATACATCGCCGAGAGGATGAAATCAGACCTCTACCGGGTCCCGATGGTGATGGAGGGATCCAGCTACGGGTTCGCCGCCGCGGTCGTGATCGTGGCGGCGCTTCTTTCCGGTCTGCTGGTGCGTCGCCGCCTCGACCGGCTCGACCTGGTGGCGGTGCTGAAAACGAGGGAGTGACACGCCATGCCGTGGCGCCAGCGCATCGTCCTGATCCTCCTGCTGCTCCTCGCGGCCCTGGCCATTCTCTGGGCGTTCCTTCCGCGTCCGGTTACCATAGAAACCGCGAAGGTTTCCCGGGGTCCGCTGCAGGTCACCGTCGAGGAGGAGGGAAAGGCGAGGCTGCGGGACCGGTTCGTCGTCTCCGCCCCCGTGACCGGATACGCGCGGCGGGTGGATCTCGAGGTGGGTGACCCCGTGAAGCGGGGGCAGGGCGTCGCCGAGATCGAACCGCTCCGAGCCGAGGGGCTGGACCCGCGGGCGAGGGCCGCTGCGCAGGCGCGCGTTTCGGCGGCCGAAGCGGCGCTACGCGTGGCGGAGGAACGTGTGAGAGAGGCGAGGGCGGCCGACGAGTACGCGTCGGCCCGTCTCGATCGGACCCGCCGCCTGACCGACGCGGGGCTGACGCCGAAGGATGTGCTGGAGCAGACGGAATCGGAGGCCCATCGCGCAACGGCCGTGACGAAGTCGGCCGAGGCGGCGACGGATGCGGCGCGGCACGAGCTGGAGGGGGCGAAAGCCGCGCTGACCCAGGCGGGGGCGTCCGACGGACGTCATGCCGATCGCGTGATCGTTCGGTCTCCGGCGACCGGGAGAGTGCTGGCGGTGCGACACGAAAGCGAAGGAGTGGTTCCGGCCGGAACACCGCTGCTGGAGGTAGGAGACCCCGGCCACCTGGAAGTGGAAGTGGACGTCCTCTCCGCGGACGCCGTGCGGATTCACCCCGGGACGGCGGTCCGCTTCGAACGGTGGGGCGGGGACGTTCCACTGGAGGGAAAGGTGCGCGTCGTGGAGCCCGTGGGATTCACGAAGGTTTCCGCCCTTGGGGTGGAGGAGCAGCGGGTCCTCGTTCTCGTCGACATCACCTCTCCGCGGGACGCGTGGAAGGGTGTCGGCGACCGTTATCGGCTCGAGGCGAGCTTCGTCCTCTGGGAGGGGAAGGAGGTGCTGCAGGTACCCTCGGGCGCGCTCTTCCGGACCGGGGACCGGTTCGCCGTCTACGTCGTCGAAAGGGGTCGCGCGAAGGCGCGGACGGTGGAGATAGGGCGACGGAACGGGCTCGCCGCGCAGGTTCTCTCGGGACTGGCGGAAGGGGAGACGGTGATCCTCCATCCCGGCGACACCGTGGCGGAAGGGAAAAAGGTACGGCCCCGCTTGGTGCAGCACTAAGCTAGCCACCCGCCAGCTTCACGGTGAAGCCTCGGCGGGATAGTTCCGCAACGATCGTCTCCCGGTGGTCTCCCTGGATCTCGATCACGCCCCCCTTGACGGTTCCTCCCGTCCCGCAGCGATGCTTCAGCTCCGACGCGAGGTTCCGGAGCGCTTCCACCCCGAGAGGGACGCCGGACACGGTGGTCACCGTCTTTCCCCTGCGGCCCTTCGTCTCCCTGCGGACGCGGGCGATCCCGTCCCCCGCGAGCGCCGGTTCCTCTTTTCCGCAGCGGCATGCCGACGTGGGCAGGCGGCACTTCGGGCAGACGAGCCCCCGCTCCGTGGAGAAGACCATCACCGGATCGTTCCGTCGTCCCGCCACTTCTTTCCCCCCCCGCGATCGATCCTCGACGGCCCGATCGATTATGATAATAAATGAAGTGGGAACAGAAAACGATGCGGGAGGAACCAGGAGATGAACATCGGCGAACTCGAAGAGATCGCACGGACCCTCGTCGCCCCCGGCAAGGGGATCCTGGCGGCGGACGAAAGCGCGCCAACGATCGAGAAACGGTTCAAGGCGATCGATCTCCCGTCCACGGAGGAGAACCGGCGCGCGTACCGGGATCTCCTCTTCACGACTCCGGGTGTATCGGAGTTCATCAGCGGCGTGATCCTTTACGACGAAACGATCCGGCAACGCTCCGCCGACGGGACGCCGTTCACGAAGGTGCTCGAACGGCAAGGGATCATACCGGGGATCAAGGTCGACGAGGGGGCGAAGGCGCTGGTCGGGTTCCCAGGGGAAAAGATCACCGAGGGTCTGGACGGGTTGCGGACGCGCCTGCCGGAATATCGGACGCTGGGCGCCCGTTTCGCAAAGTGGCGCGCGGTGATCGACATCGGGGAAGGGATCCCGACGAGATACTGCATCCAGGCAAACGCCCACGCACTGGCCCGATACGCCGCGCTCTGCCAGGAAGCCGGGCTCGTTCCCATCGTCGAACCGGAGGTGCTGATGGACGGGTCCCACACGATCGAGCGCTGCGAGGAGGTGACCACGGAGGTGCTCTCGCTGGTCTACGCGGAGCTTACGGCACATCGCGTAGCCCTCGAGGGAACGCTGCTGAAGCCGAACATGGTCGTTTCGGGGAAGGGGTGTCCGGTCCAGGCGGGCGTGCGTCAGGTCGCCGAGGCGACGGTTCGAACCTTGTCCCGCGTCGTCCCTCCGGCGGTCCCCGGCATT from the Candidatus Deferrimicrobium sp. genome contains:
- a CDS encoding translation initiation factor Sui1 translates to MAGRRNDPVMVFSTERGLVCPKCRLPTSACRCGKEEPALAGDGIARVRRETKGRRGKTVTTVSGVPLGVEALRNLASELKHRCGTGGTVKGGVIEIQGDHRETIVAELSRRGFTVKLAGG
- a CDS encoding ABC transporter permease, whose protein sequence is MRRKLLRDLCGMKGQALAIAMVIVSGVATYIISVSTLDSLRETRDVFYRDYRFAELFVSLKRAPESAAETVRAIPGVDRVETRVSAWANIDVPEFPEPIRGLLVSVPDTGEPALNALHLREGRMVGPGRDDEIIASEAFVKAHRLRLGDRIGAVIHGKWKALRIVGIGLSPEYVYEVGPGEVFPDPKRYGVFWMGRKALASASGLEGAFNDLCATLRPGASRQDTVDRIDAILSPYGGLGAYTRDDQLSHRYLSEEFRQLGTLASIFPVIFLGVAAFLLNVVVGRLVSLQRDQIGILKAFGYSNADIGMHYVKLIVLIVLVGVAGGIGVGAWLGRGMTRMYMAFYRFPSLRYELRFAVAATAALVSVASAVLGALQAVRKAERLTPAEAMLPEPPGRFRVTLAERMGLGRLLSQPGRMIARNVARRPVKSALSVLGIGFACAILMLGNVQEDAVEFMVDTQFRLAQREDMTVTFVEPASARALSELRSVQGVRHGEPYRSVPVRLRFGHRSYRTAVQGFPRDGSLHRILDTQLRPVAMPREGILMTDYLADRLGLRPGDRVTVEVLEGTRPVRDVPVAGLVGEFFGVNAYMDIHALNRLMGEGNAISGAFLSADREDRQSVYDALKEMPGVAGTVVREDAIRSFYETMGGTLLLFTFVITLLAASVAFGVVYNSARIALSERGRELASLRVLGFTRGEISYILLGELGLLTVAGIPVGFIIARWMTAYIAERMKSDLYRVPMVMEGSSYGFAAAVVIVAALLSGLLVRRRLDRLDLVAVLKTRE
- a CDS encoding efflux RND transporter periplasmic adaptor subunit, whose protein sequence is MPWRQRIVLILLLLLAALAILWAFLPRPVTIETAKVSRGPLQVTVEEEGKARLRDRFVVSAPVTGYARRVDLEVGDPVKRGQGVAEIEPLRAEGLDPRARAAAQARVSAAEAALRVAEERVREARAADEYASARLDRTRRLTDAGLTPKDVLEQTESEAHRATAVTKSAEAATDAARHELEGAKAALTQAGASDGRHADRVIVRSPATGRVLAVRHESEGVVPAGTPLLEVGDPGHLEVEVDVLSADAVRIHPGTAVRFERWGGDVPLEGKVRVVEPVGFTKVSALGVEEQRVLVLVDITSPRDAWKGVGDRYRLEASFVLWEGKEVLQVPSGALFRTGDRFAVYVVERGRAKARTVEIGRRNGLAAQVLSGLAEGETVILHPGDTVAEGKKVRPRLVQH
- a CDS encoding class I fructose-bisphosphate aldolase, whose translation is MNIGELEEIARTLVAPGKGILAADESAPTIEKRFKAIDLPSTEENRRAYRDLLFTTPGVSEFISGVILYDETIRQRSADGTPFTKVLERQGIIPGIKVDEGAKALVGFPGEKITEGLDGLRTRLPEYRTLGARFAKWRAVIDIGEGIPTRYCIQANAHALARYAALCQEAGLVPIVEPEVLMDGSHTIERCEEVTTEVLSLVYAELTAHRVALEGTLLKPNMVVSGKGCPVQAGVRQVAEATVRTLSRVVPPAVPGIVYLSGGQTPRQATEHLSAMNAIGTHPWELSFSYGRALQDPVLKAWKGKAANVPSAKEAFFQRAKLNGAARRGNYSPAMEASS